The Candidatus Nitrosymbiomonas proteolyticus genome has a segment encoding these proteins:
- a CDS encoding ABC type multidrug transporter, permease, with amino-acid sequence MSLWQSFLIALGMLRLHKLRAFLTMLGVIIGVMSVSIIVMVSYGFQSYMTGEFQRLGSDTILIFYDPGRRERGATVGGIEGLTMGDVDYLMERVQSLDIASAILQLPQMPVTYLDREITNPRLFATDENFPELNRLSVIEGRHLTRQDLDGKANVAVVGEEVRDRLFPDKRALGKYISLKGITLEIVGVLERLDIMGETNARDVLMPISTAHSKYIGGDRVMFITTRPREGVSVKQAMDEVWQALMLRSDNRRIYRVDSRESILAVMGTIIGVAGAILAAIAALSLLVGGIGIMNIMLVSVTERTREIGLRKAVGAKTGTVLVQFLVESATLSVVGGLIGMGIAYLFGQGLALLTAATSWPSKGGLPATFPYYAALAAVGFSALIGVVFGLYPAVRAAKLSPIEALRSE; translated from the coding sequence GTGAGCCTTTGGCAATCGTTCCTTATCGCCTTGGGGATGCTCCGGCTGCACAAGCTGCGTGCGTTCCTTACGATGCTGGGGGTGATCATCGGCGTGATGAGCGTCTCGATCATCGTCATGGTGTCGTATGGCTTTCAGAGCTACATGACCGGTGAGTTCCAGCGTCTGGGGTCCGATACGATCCTGATTTTCTATGACCCGGGGCGTCGGGAACGCGGGGCAACGGTGGGCGGAATCGAAGGGCTGACGATGGGGGATGTCGACTACCTAATGGAGCGCGTCCAGAGCCTCGACATCGCTTCGGCGATCTTGCAGCTTCCCCAGATGCCGGTCACGTACCTCGATCGCGAGATCACGAATCCCCGGCTGTTTGCCACGGACGAGAACTTTCCTGAGTTGAACCGGCTGAGCGTCATCGAGGGTCGGCATCTGACGCGGCAAGACCTGGACGGAAAGGCCAACGTCGCAGTGGTGGGCGAGGAAGTTCGGGACAGGTTGTTTCCCGACAAGCGGGCGCTTGGCAAGTACATTTCGCTCAAAGGGATCACTCTTGAGATCGTTGGAGTGCTGGAGCGCCTCGACATCATGGGCGAGACGAACGCTCGCGATGTGTTGATGCCGATCTCGACGGCGCACAGCAAGTACATCGGCGGTGACCGGGTGATGTTCATCACTACTCGGCCCCGCGAGGGAGTGTCGGTCAAGCAGGCCATGGACGAGGTTTGGCAAGCGTTGATGCTCCGGTCGGATAACCGCAGAATCTATCGCGTGGACTCGCGCGAGTCGATCCTCGCCGTCATGGGCACGATCATTGGAGTCGCGGGAGCGATCCTCGCCGCCATCGCGGCGCTGTCGCTGCTCGTGGGCGGCATCGGGATCATGAACATCATGCTGGTTTCGGTTACCGAACGAACCCGGGAGATCGGGCTTCGAAAGGCGGTGGGCGCAAAGACGGGCACGGTTCTCGTCCAGTTTCTGGTGGAGTCGGCGACGCTCAGCGTTGTGGGCGGGCTGATCGGAATGGGGATCGCTTATTTGTTTGGCCAGGGGCTCGCGCTCTTGACCGCCGCGACGAGTTGGCCCTCGAAGGGTGGCTTGCCGGCCACGTTCCCCTACTACGCAGCGCTTGCAGCCGTTGGGTTTTCGGCTCTGATCGGGGTGGTTTTCGGCCTGTACCCGGCTGTCCGGGCGGCGAAGTTGAGTCCGATTGAAGCTCTGCGGTCGGAATAA
- a CDS encoding iron (metal) dependent repressor, DtxR family, partial, whose product MLSRSPSDRFHRARADHSREIAEDYVELIEQLIAERGEARVTDLASAIGVSKVTVSRTIQRLQRDGFVRSEPYRSVFLTDLGKELAEKARKRHEIVLSFLRALGVSETAAENDAEGIEHHVSEESLAAMRRFVEQSRRR is encoded by the coding sequence ATGCTTTCGCGCTCACCCTCCGACCGGTTCCATCGCGCTCGCGCCGATCACAGTCGCGAGATCGCGGAGGACTACGTCGAACTCATCGAACAGCTCATCGCGGAGCGCGGCGAAGCAAGGGTCACCGACCTCGCTTCGGCGATCGGGGTGAGCAAGGTCACGGTCAGTCGAACCATCCAGAGGCTGCAACGAGACGGGTTTGTGAGGAGCGAGCCGTACCGGAGCGTTTTTCTGACGGATTTAGGTAAGGAACTCGCCGAGAAGGCGCGCAAACGTCATGAAATCGTGCTCTCGTTCCTGCGGGCGTTGGGGGTTTCGGAGACGGCCGCAGAAAACGACGCCGAGGGCATCGAGCACCACGTCAGCGAGGAGTCGCTGGCCGCTATGAGGCGGTTCGTCGAGCAAAGCCGCAGGCGCTGA
- a CDS encoding peptidase M28, which yields MKYLTFSSRLVLVGLVWTGAAALARQGASWDFRLSPLRKATLDRISADSMKGHLSFLASDLLEGRATPSRGLDLAAEYIAAQFRRYGVAPGVGDSYFQKVPITVRGQSEPTNAHNVVGIVRGSDPVLKDTYLLISAHYDHLGSREVEGDGIYNGANDDGSGTVAMIELAAAFAKSETKPKRSLVFLAFCGEERGLVGSRFYGANPVFPLERTIAMVNLEHIGRTDDLEGPRVGALSMTGYDFSDLGPLFAEAGKVVGVEVQKHARNSDSFFARSDNVALAALGVPAHTLCTAFLFPEYHQPGDHWEKVDFANMEKVVRAVAVGLWGLADSQAEPKWNESNPKAERYLRAWRERRGLSGPPAR from the coding sequence ATGAAATACCTTACTTTTTCTTCCCGGCTGGTCCTTGTGGGCCTCGTTTGGACTGGCGCAGCTGCGCTCGCCCGACAGGGCGCGAGTTGGGATTTCCGGCTTTCGCCCCTTAGGAAGGCCACTTTGGACCGGATTTCGGCGGATTCGATGAAGGGCCACTTGTCGTTCCTCGCGTCGGACCTTCTCGAAGGCCGGGCGACGCCTTCGAGGGGATTGGACCTCGCGGCCGAGTACATCGCGGCGCAGTTTCGGAGGTATGGCGTTGCGCCGGGAGTCGGGGATTCGTACTTCCAGAAGGTTCCGATCACCGTTCGGGGCCAATCGGAGCCTACGAACGCCCACAACGTGGTGGGGATCGTGCGGGGATCGGACCCTGTTTTGAAGGACACTTACCTCCTCATCTCGGCTCACTACGACCACCTGGGATCGCGTGAGGTCGAGGGAGACGGCATTTACAACGGGGCGAACGACGACGGGAGCGGCACGGTGGCGATGATCGAACTCGCGGCGGCGTTCGCAAAGTCTGAAACGAAGCCGAAGCGAAGCTTGGTGTTCCTCGCGTTTTGTGGCGAGGAACGGGGGCTTGTGGGCTCCAGGTTCTACGGAGCGAACCCCGTGTTCCCTTTGGAGCGCACGATCGCCATGGTGAACCTCGAACACATCGGTCGGACGGACGATTTGGAGGGACCTCGCGTCGGTGCTCTCAGCATGACCGGGTACGACTTTTCGGACTTGGGGCCCTTGTTTGCCGAGGCCGGGAAGGTGGTGGGGGTCGAAGTCCAGAAGCACGCCCGCAACAGCGACTCGTTCTTCGCGCGGAGCGACAATGTAGCGCTAGCTGCCCTCGGGGTGCCCGCCCACACGCTTTGCACGGCGTTCCTTTTCCCGGAGTACCACCAGCCTGGCGATCATTGGGAGAAGGTCGACTTTGCGAATATGGAAAAAGTTGTCCGAGCTGTGGCGGTGGGTCTTTGGGGATTGGCGGATTCCCAGGCTGAGCCCAAGTGGAACGAGTCCAACCCGAAGGCCGAGCGATACCTGCGCGCATGGAGAGAGAGGCGCGGGCTCTCGGGCCCTCCGGCTCGGTGA